In Nomascus leucogenys isolate Asia chromosome 3, Asia_NLE_v1, whole genome shotgun sequence, the genomic window AAAGAATTGGGAGTAGGAGGCCTTAGGGTCTGTCCTACCAAGTCCTTGCAGtcatggtggagtgcagtggggctgtGCCCACATGGGGGTCAGCATGCCAGGTACCTGCCTTCTCCTCCAGGAAGGACAGCAGGGACCAGAGGTGCAAGGGCAAGAGTGGGGTGGATGGTGTGTGATTCCTACAGCCTTGCCTGCTCTCCAAAGGCAACTCTAGACATCGCGTCCAACAACCGTAAGGGTATCGCCTTCGCTGACTATGGCGCACACTGGCAGCTGCATCGAAGGCTGGCGATGGCCACCTTTGCCCTGTTCAAGGATGGCGATCAGAAGCTGGAGAAGATCAGTGAGTGCCAGGCTGgcccctggggctggggctggatcCCACAGGAACtgctggagggagaggagggttGGGCAGGGGTTAAGAGTTAGGACTAGAGCGCAATGCAGCCTTTTCTTGGCTACTGCTGCCATCTAGTGGCCATCTACTATCTGTCCCCCGCTCCTGTTAAGAGGCAACTGGTAGAGAGAGGGGGTGAGGGTGCTGATTCATTTCCCACCCTCATGCCCCCTATCCCTTCAGTTTGTCAGGAAATCAGTACATTGTGTGATATGCTGGCCACCCACAACGGACAGACCATAGACATCTCCTTTCCTGTCTTCGTGGCGGTAACCAATGTCATCTCCTTGATCTGCTTCAATACCTCCTACAAGAATGGGGACCCTGAGTTGAAGATCATACAGAATTACAATGAAGGCATCATAGACAACCTGGACAGCCTGGTGGACCTAATCCCCTGGTTGAAGGTGAGCATGATGCCACACCCTGCCTTCAGGTTCTAGTAGACCCTGACGGTGTCCCcaatcttccttccttttttacttCCCCACTCCAGCCGCAATGACGCATCTTTTCCCTGATTACCTCCGCCACCTCTACCTCCTCTGCCACTAAAAACCTTTGCCATTTCTCTGCAGAGATAGATTTAGCCTTTTAATTATGCACCTTAGTACTCCAGATAATGgccttcatttcttttccaaTGACCATGTGCCAGTACTAAGCATTCCATAAGCATTCATCACTGAATTTCCCTTGGAAGTAGGTTTTATTACCCCCATTGTGCAGGTGAGAAGCAGGCTTAGCGGGGTTAAGGAGCTTGTCTGAGGCTTCAGGCTCACGTCTCTCTCGCTCCTAAAGGCTGGACACATAGCAGAGTCAGCGCTTGATGTTTGATTGAATGGAGAAGGAGAGGTGGAGACCACGCCCTCCTCCCCTGTTTAGAATTGTCTTCGTTGTCATGATAAACCCGTTCTGTGTCCCCATCTTGCCTTCCATTCTGGCTGAAGATCAGGGGTGGAGTAGGAACTTCCAGAGACAGAAAGCTAAGATCCGCCTCCAGGAGAGACTCTGGCAGCTGGAGAAGCAAAATGGAAGAAGGGTtgatttaacatttctttttatttcccagaTTTTCCCCAACAAAACTCTGGAAAAATTAAAGAGCCATGTTAAAACACGAAATGATCTGCTgaataaaatacttgaaaattacaAGGTAGGTGATAGAGCAGAAGAGAATATGAGTTAGGCTAAAAGTAATCACGAGAGCAGGGTGGGGTCCATTCTACACACTGTAGAAGCTTCAAAATCTAGCAGagaacctggcacatagtaggtgcacaaTAAAAACTGACttaagggctgggcgcggtggctcacgcctgtaatctcaacactttgggaggccgaggtgggcagatcaattgaggtgaggagttcaagaccgcctggccaatatggtgaaacctcgtctctactaaaaatacaaaaactaggccaggcaagatggctcacgcctgtaatcccaacactttgggaggccaaggtgggcagatcacctgaggttgggagttcgagaccagcctgaccaacatggagaaactctgtctctactaaaaatacaaaattagccggacatggtggcgcatgcctataatcccagctatttgggaggctgaggcaggagaatcacttgaacccaggaggcagaggctgcagtgagccgagattgcgccattgcactccagcctgtacaacaagagtgaaactacttctcaaaaaaaaaaaaaaaaaaaaacaaaatacaaaaactagtcgggcgtggtggtgtgtacctgtagtcccacccgctcgggaggctgagacaggagaatcgcttgaacccgagaagcagaggttacagtgagctgagatcatgccattgcactccagcctgggcattgcaccaagattctgtctcaaaaaaaaaaaaaaaaactgacttaAGGAGTTGGGATCGAAAAGTGAGGAATTGAAAAGGATCCTAGAAGAGACCTAACCTCTCCACCAAATTTAAAGAGGGCCCAGGGCTGCCTCCTACCTCCACAAGTTTGTAGGTCCTGCCCAGACTTGCTCTACTTCCAAGTGGAAGGAGCCTTGTTATCTCTAGTCAGGGACAGAAGTATGGCAGGAGTGTCACAGATGGGGCTCCTTCCTTATTAATGTCTTCCAACCTCACCCAACCCAGGAGAAATTCCGGAGCGACTCTATCACCAACATGATGGACATACTGATGCAAGCCAAGATGAACTCAGATAATGGCAATGCTGGCCCAGATCAAGACTCAGAGCTGCTTTCAGATAACCACATTCTCACCACCATAGGGGATATCTTTGGGGCTGGCGTGGAGACCACCACCTCTGTGGTTAAATGGATCGTGGCCTTCCTGCTGCACAATCCTCAGGTGTGCTTCCCCCTCATCGATCCTAGACCCCAGCCAGCCCAATCTCTGGGCTCCAGAGAAAGGGAGAGCCAATTCTCTCAGGCTTTCTGTGCAGGAAGACTAGGCCTGCCCTGCCCCTTACCCAAGCAGTAGTTGGCTTTGACCCCAGAGTAGAGCTGCCCCATCTTCTGGAAGCCGGGCCTGGGCCCCAGAGCCACTACTGGGAAGGGACTGGACAGGCTCTTCTCAATGTCACAGTTGGATTCTTCTCTAAGCCCTTGCTTCTCCTGGGTTTACACACACTAGTCACCTCCAACCTACTCTGGTCTTCAGGTGAAGAAGAAGCTCTACGAGGAGATTGACCAGAATGTGGGTTTCAGCCGCACACCAACTATCAGTGACCGTAACCGTCTCCTCCTGCTGGAGGCCACCATCCGAGAGGTGCTTCGCGTCAGGCCCGTGGCCCCTATGCTCATACCCCACAAGGCCAACGTTGACTCCAGGTGCGCCTGCCCTCCCAGCGACATCTAGCCCCGTGATGCATTCAACACTGCTTGCCAGCCCACCTGGCTCCCCCTACCCCTGGCTCCTGCTAGCCAACCTAAAGTCAGTCAACCATCAACTACTAAAAATCATCCtgccggccgggcacagtggctcatacctgtaatcccaacactttgggaggccgaggcgggtggatcatgaggtcaggggttcaagaccagcctgaccaattggtgaaaccctgtctttactaaaaatacaaaaattagccatgggtggtggtgcgtgcctgtagtcccagctactcaggaggctgaggcaggagaatcacttgaaccaaggaggcagaggttgcagtgagccgagatcgcaccattgcactccagcctgggtgacagagcgagactctgtctcaaaataaataaataattaattaattaaataaaataaaaatcatcctgcccccagccctgtggCTCCATGTCTCTACCACCTACAGACACGCAATGACTCATCCACAGATCTGCCTGACTTCCCAGAGAAGCTTCCTGCTGCCCTCAGAGACATGTGGTGCGGGATGAAAGGCTGCGAGCTCCATGCTCCAACCAGCTGCAGCACGCACATAACATGCACCGCAGCTCCAAACGCACACCCACATCCACTGCCAGACACCAAAGTCCACAGACACAGGTGTTCAGACATAAGCGCCTGTTAGGAGGGAAGGGCTGGAGAAGGGCTGGATTTAGATTTGATCTAGCAGAAGCTGAGGAAAAGATGACTGAGTGGGAACGAGGGAGTAAAGGGCACTTTCCTCACGGCGGAAGAATGAGGGGGCATGAGGCTGAGCAAGGAAGGGAGTACGATGTCCCAGACCCACTTTTCCTCTTCCACTCTGGAGCAGCATCGGTGAGTTTGCTGTGGACAAGGGCACACACGTTATCATCAATCTGTGGGCGCTGCATCACAATGAGAAGGAGTGGCACCAGCCGGATCAGTTCATGCCTGGTGAGTCTGTCCTGTCCTGTGCCCTGGGCCACACAGCGAGCCTGGATTCTGCTCCACCACCCCAGTACCCCTTCACCTCTGCCAAGCTTGCTGCTAGACAACTCTTGGCTCCAACTATACGGACCTGTTGACACCCTCATCCTGCCATAGACTTACCCAAACTCTTCACAGCTGGGTTTCCCCCGCTCTTCTTCCAACCAACTGCAAATTCACCCTCCAAGAAGCCCTCTACGCCTCTGTCTGCCATTAAGTCTGTCCCTTCTCCCCTCGGGTGGTGCTATTTTCATAGGTTAATTCCACCTCTTTTCCATCCTTCCTGaatatttcatttcctctgtGTCATTCAGGGCTACCTGAAAGCAAGGCTGTATCTCTCCCCAGGCAGGGGTTCCCCCATAATAAGGCTACATTCTCAGATCGGGGTTCCCTGGGCAGGGCCATGTCTCCCCCTCAGCCAGGGCAGAACCTtgcttctcctccctcctgccctagCCCCTGGCTGATGCCAGTCCTTGCCTGCAGAGCGTTTCTTGAATCCAGCGGGGACCCAGCTCATCTCACCGTCAGTAAGCTATTTGCCGTTCGGAGCAGGACCTCGCTCCTGTATAGGTGAGATCCTGGCCCGCCAGGAGCTCTTCCTCATCATGGCCTGGCTGCTGCAGAGGTTCGACCTGGAGGTGCCAGATGATGGGCAGCTGCCCTCCCTGGAAGGCAACCCCAAGGTGGTCTTTCTGATCGACTCTTTCAAAGTGAAGATCAAGGTGCGCCAGGCCTGGAGGGAAGCCCAGGCTGAGGGTAGCACCTAAAGGCTGTAACTCACAGCCCCTGTCCACCCTATGTGGCCCCACAACACAGATTTAGAAATGCAACCCCCCACCCTTCTCCGCCATTCTTCCCTGCTCCCAGCCCACTCCGCCTTCTTTTTCAGCCTGTGGCAATGCCAGTGATGTgcataaacagttttttttttttccataaggtCCCTGAGTagttcatttatgtattcatttgctcactcattctttcaacacagattttattgagcacctactatgtgccattcACTGTCTCAGGACACTCGAGCTCTGTGGTCtctgaagcttacattctagtgagggCTAACAAGTGAATAAGTTCAGAGACTCGCAAGTGCTTTGAAGTCAATCATAATTTGTGTGATGTGATGAGAAAATGGCAGAGGCAGTGGGTGGCTGCTTTGAACAAGGGGTCAGGAAAACTGTTGCATGCTGAGAGAGAAGCAGGTAAAAAGGCCTCCAAGTGGGAGAGGTCAGCATGGCCAGTGAAGGGGAGAGTGGGCCCTGATGGGGTCAGAGTGGACATAGTGGTCTGTTCCcactgtagctgggattacaggaggccaGGAGGGAGGTTGGGTTTTATTCTAATTATGACAGGAAGTCACTGGAGGATTTTAAGTATGTAAGTGGAACgatctggttttttgtttttgtttttgtttgagaaggagtttcgctcttgttgccctggctggagtgcaatggcacgatcttggctcactgcaacccctgcttcctgagttcaagtgattctcccacctcagcctcccaaagtggtttggattataggcatgagccactgtgcccggctggtttGTATTTCTAAAAGATCACTGTAGTTGCTGTGTGGAGACTGTTCTGCTAAGGGATGGGAGTGGGAGCAGGGAGAACAGTTAGGAAGGAGGCTGTTGGTCTGGTCCAGGAAAGCCAGATGTTGATGAGTTAAACCATGGCCACAGCAGTGCAAACAGTGAGAAGTGGTAGGATTGagtttatcttttgttttctgtttgtttgtgtgtgtgtgtgtatgtgtgtgtgtgtttgtttgtttgtttgtttgttttttgagacagactcttgctctttcgcacaggctggactgcaatggcacaatctgagctcactacaacctccacctcccttaagcgattctgctgcctcagcctcccaagtagctgggattacaggcgcctggataatttttttatttttaatagagatggggttttgccatgttggccaggctggtctcgaactcctgacctcaggtgatcccacctcagcctcccaaagtgccaggactacaggtgtgagccaccaagcctggcctgagtttatattttgaaagtagggcaggccgggtgtggtggctcaggcctgtaatcccagcactttgggaggccaagatgggtggattgcctgaggtgtggagttctagaccagcctgcccaacgtggcaaaaccctgtctctactaaaaatacaaaaaaattacctgggcgtggtggcgggcacctgtagtcccagctactcgggaggctgaggcaggagaatggtgtgaacccggaggcggagcttgcagtgagtggagatcgcgccactgcactccagcctgggcaacagtgagagactccgtgtcaaaaaaaagacaaaaagaaaagaaaaagaagtagggCAAAAGTGTTGTTTGTTTTGATCCAAACAGGCTTCACTTCACTGCATGTTACCTCACAGGTTCGACCTTGGGGGAGTGTATGTGACCCACAGACTGGACCTGCCGTTGCCATCCCTCTGTCTTGGTGTGCAAAGACCAAGACTGGTGTGTCCCCCTTTCCTCACCCTTCCCTGGGGTAAACACTGCCAGGTAAGGGCTTCTACAGCTGTCTTCTGCAGCAGCGCCTGGGTTCCACCTCCTTCTCCCCACTCAAAAACCCCAGGAAGTCTGTAAAAGCTTCCTCactagggctgggtgcagtggctcacgcctataatcccagcactttgggaggccgaggcaggcagatcacgaggtcaggagatcgagaccatcctggctaacacggtgaaaccctgtctctactaaaaatacaaaaaattagccgggcatggtggcaggcgcctatagtcccagctactcggcaggctgaggcaggagaatggcgtgaacccgggagagggagcttgcagtgagctgagatcgcgccactgcactccagcctgggcaacagtgtgagactccatctcaaaaaaaaaaaaaagaaagaaagaaagaaagcttccTCACTAGAAAATGAAGCCCTGACTCCTTTATATCTTGAAACTGGTATATTTAAACCTTGGTCATTGGCCAGTCTGCAAATGAATGTCCTGAGATATCCCGGAAGAAACTGACCCTTTTAGCCTAGAGAGAGGCCCCATCCCCAACTCTCTGGTGCCAGCCAGACCAGGGTCAGATCATCAACAACCCAGTCCTTCCCCTCCGACTAGACAGAAGGACCTCAGCAGAGCATGGCTGATACCCTGCCTAGCTAAGTCTTAGAGAGAAGAAGTCCCTATTGGGAGCGAGACAAGGTTTTCAATTACAATACTACCTTCTTCCTTATAAAGAGCTTTGTTAATCAGGTGGCAGTGGACAATTCCCTACTATCCCCTAACTCGGTCTTGGCCTTCATCTGCCATTTACCCTGGGACTTTGCTAAAGAGCCTGTaggaggccaagtgtggtggctcatgcctagaattccagcactttggggggcctaggcaggaggatcccttgagcccaggagttcgagagcagcctgggcaacagagtgaggccctgtttctacaacaattaaaaaaaaaaaattggctgggcgcggtggctcatgcctgtaatctcagcactttgggaggccaaggcgggcagatcacaagatcaggagatcgagaccatcctggctaacacgatgaaaccccgtctctactaataatacaaaaaattagccgggcatgctggcaggtgcctgtagtgccagctaatcggaaggctgaggcaggagaatggcatgaacctgggaggcggagcttgcagtgagcagagatcgtgccactgtactccagcctgggtgacagagcaagactctgtctcaaaaaaaaaaaaaaaaaattacccagtcatggtggcatacctgtagtctcagctactcaggaggctgaggtgggaggattgctggaccccaggaggccgaggctgcagtgatctgagattgcgccactgcactgcatcctagagcaagacccaatctctaaaaaaaaagaaagaaagaagaaggaggattAGTCTTTCACTTTCCTGCCATTCAACATTCTGGTTCAATAGTTGGAGAATGAAAGAGTGGATATGTGtgttgggggacagagtgagagagagaaagagatgaagatATATGGGAACCTATATCTATATATGGGAACCTATATATGGGaacagatatagatagatgtaATATGCACCAGGTCAGTATCTGTCAAAGTGTGGCTCACAGACCCCTTGAGCCAGACTCATCTGAGAAACTTACTTAAAAACACAGACTCTGATCCCTATCTTTCATGCATTGAGTACACTCTGGGAGCAGGGcctggaaatctgcattttacaggcTATCCAGGTGAATCTTGTACACACTGCCGCGCACCCCCACAAGAGTTCTCAAGTGACATTGTGTGAGATTCCTGCAAACTTGGGATGTTTTCCATCCCAGTTAAACCCACCCATCACTTCCACAGAGGACACAGATCTTCTGCTAATTGCTTATCTCTCCATCACTAGTCTACAAAATGCCTttcaggccaagcacagtggcttacacctgtaaccccaacactatgggaggccaaggtgggcacaatgcttgagctcaggagtttgagaccagcctggccaacatggtgaaaccccatctctagctgggcatggtggcgcacatctgtagttccagctactcaggaggctgaggtgggagaatcgcttgaacccaggaggtagaagttgcagtgagccgagattgtgccactgcactccaactgggtgacagagtgagtgagagagacgccgtctcaaaaaaaaaaaaaaaaaaagcctttcaaaTTCCGAGCAAATCTGAAATACTTAACTTTCCTCCAGCCAATCTTATTCCCCTCTGCTTTGAGCTGAGGATAGCTTGACTCAATCCAGCACCCAGCTGATGGGGGCAGAGGAACTGGGAGAGGGAAGGGACAACCTCCAATATAGCCTTTCTCTTGGGCTCACTGTGGTGTCAGCATCTCTCCCAGGCTGCTTGTGATGGGGGCTGGGGTCAGCTGCCCACAAGCTCTCCTatggacttcatttttttttttgagacagggtctcactctgtcacccaggctggagtgcagtggggcaatcatggctcaccgcagtctggaacgcctgggctcaagagatcttcctgcctcagcttcctgggtagctgggactacaggtgtgtgctaccactcAGGCtaacttttaagttttttgaagagatggggatcttatcgtgttgcccaggctggtctcaaattcatggcccctagtgatccttctgccttggcctcccaaaattctgggattacagatgtgagccactgtgtcctgtCTAAACCTTCATTTTGAAGATAAGGAAACTGTGGGCCATTGTGGGGGCTGGGGATAGGGTATGACTTGCCCCAGATCACACAGCTATGTAGCAGCAGGGCTGGGACCAGAACTCAAGATTTCAATGGTGCATGGTGAGGAGCCAGCCGTGCTTTCCCACCTGTCCCCTGTGGTCATGCAGAAGGGCTCTTGGGATGTTTGGCCAGGAGAGTACCTTTCAGGCAAGCTGAGTGACCTTTTAGAAAATGACTTTATGAACTTTGACTCCTGCCCAAACTGTGCTCTCCCCTGTCTGGAAGGCCTTTTCACCACTGATCTAAACCCACCCACCTTGAGGCTCCGGCACACTTTTTATGACTCATGAGTCCACCATGACCATCCCTCTTCAGCACTCAGCTTCTGTTCCTTGGTAGTGAACCTAAACAGAACCTTGGCATCTGAGCATCTGCCTGAACTTGAAATGGGTGGGGCCCCCCACGGACACTGTCCACCTCCTGtacctctggagttcaagactgaGCCTTCTCATGTTCTTTATCTTGCATATCAGCACCTGACAAATAGAAGGGTAGACAAACAAGAGTGATGCAGGACAGGCAAGCCCtaaaattggggcttagcccaggagggttcttggcttcacccagaaAGAATTCCAGGGCAAGCTGGTGGTGGTAGCCAGCAAGCAGCAGTGCACAGAGCAGCAGAGGTActgctccttgtggagcagggctacCCAGGGGCAGTGTGCCCAGAACAGCAACACAGGGGCAGGACTGCACTCATATGGACATCTAcgtttaattatatgcaaattaaggggtggaTTATGCAGAGATTTCCAGGATGAGGGTAGTAACTTCCAGGTCATCAGGTCGTTGCCATGAAAAGGGATGGTAACTCTTAGGttttgccatggcaatggtaaactgacatggcacactggcaggcatgtcttatggaaagctgcttctgcccccctacctgttttagctagtccttaATTTGGTTCCATGTCCGAGCCCCGCCTCCTACCTCAAGAGGACTGAATCAAATGCTCTAAATCACTTGGTTAATTGGCCCAATGATAGTAAATAAATTCTATCTCCTTATGCAGAAGGAAGCccagatctttgacaaaactggaAGTTCTTTGCCAAGACCCCACAGTTAACCGTCTGAGCCTCAGACTGTCCTTAACCAGTGGTGTgatgataaataaatgtttaacaaccaggtCTGGGAGGGGCGGGGGTGTGTGGAATAGCCCTGATTTGTAATGTTTGCTGATTACTGTGGTGTAGATACTCCCAACATGACCAATTTTAAGCTACCAATCTGATGCCAGTAAGCAGGGTTGGAAAGAGACACATAGTAGCATTATATGTTCTTTACCGTTGTTATTATTACATAGTAAATGCCATTATGTAGTATTTCCACCATACTGatacttaaatgtaaataacCTCAAGGGCACAGATAACAGTAACATGTAGTAAAATAACTAGGAAATGATCAGTTTTGAGTATCTATTACCTTTGTTTTGAATATAACTCAATTGTAggtttaagttttttaaattggCTGTTTCATATAAACAGCTcataaaattcctgaaaatttaaaaattagttctaGTGAGCTATTAAGAGCCAACCCTCCCAGGAGAAATGGGCCACTCTTGTCTTAAAGAAAAGCAGTTCttggctgggtgaagtggctcatgcctgtaatctcagcactttgggaggccgaggcaggtggatcacctgaggtcaggagtttgagaccagcttggccaacttggtgaaaccccgtctctactaaaaatacaaaaattagcggggcgtggtggcatgcgcctgtagtcccatctactcgggaggctgaggcaggagaatcactagaactaggtggaggttgcag contains:
- the LOC100596228 gene encoding steroid 17-alpha-hydroxylase/17,20 lyase isoform X1, which translates into the protein MWELVALLLLTLAYLFWPKRRCPGAKYPKSLLSLPLVGSLPFLPRHGYMHNNFFELQKKYGPIYSIRMGTKTTVIVGHHQLAKEVLIKKGKDFSGRPQMATLDIASNNRKGIAFADYGAHWQLHRRLAMATFALFKDGDQKLEKIICQEISTLCDMLATHNGQTIDISFPVFVAVTNVISLICFNTSYKNGDPELKIIQNYNEGIIDNLDSLVDLIPWLKIFPNKTLEKLKSHVKTRNDLLNKILENYKEKFRSDSITNMMDILMQAKMNSDNGNAGPDQDSELLSDNHILTTIGDIFGAGVETTTSVVKWIVAFLLHNPQVKKKLYEEIDQNVGFSRTPTISDRNRLLLLEATIREVLRVRPVAPMLIPHKANVDSSIGEFAVDKGTHVIINLWALHHNEKEWHQPDQFMPERFLNPAGTQLISPSVSYLPFGAGPRSCIGEILARQELFLIMAWLLQRFDLEVPDDGQLPSLEGNPKVVFLIDSFKVKIKVRQAWREAQAEGST
- the LOC100596228 gene encoding steroid 17-alpha-hydroxylase/17,20 lyase isoform X2 gives rise to the protein MWELVALLLLTLAYLFWPKRRCPGAKYPKSLLSLPLVGSLPFLPRHGYMHNNFFELQKKYGPIYSIRMGTKTTVIVGHHQLAKEVLIKKGKDFSGRPQMATLDIASNNRKGIAFADYGAHWQLHRRLAMATFALFKDGDQKLEKIICQEISTLCDMLATHNGQTIDISFPVFVAVTNVISLICFNTSYKNGDPELKIIQNYNEGIIDNLDSLVDLIPWLKIFPNKTLEKLKSHVKTRNDLLNKILENYKEKFRSDSITNMMDILMQAKMNSDNGNAGPDQDSELLSDNHILTTIGDIFGAGVETTTSVVKWIVAFLLHNPQVKKKLYEEIDQNVGFSRTPTISDRNRLLLLEATIREVLRVRPVAPMLIPHKANVDSSIGEFAVDKGTHVIINLWALHHNEKEWHQPDQFMPGSHSVA